A genomic region of Nostoc sp. UHCC 0702 contains the following coding sequences:
- a CDS encoding amino acid adenylation domain-containing protein, producing MTNSTFEFLCQLRNLNINLETDGDRLRCHAPEGVLNPTLSKEIAKRKAEIILLLQEAKQVQETKQFKASDNFSIQRVPRDGKLPLSFAQQRLWFLQEISPDSTAYNLLETVRLKGSLDIVALEQSLGELIRRHEVLRTTFPTEEGNPIQLIAPPSALTLPIHNLQGKSWEEQTAEIREMAIAQASEPFNLAVGPLVQFTLLQLSDQDYVLLLKMHHIIYDGWSLNIFFSELSQLYEAFSQGLPNPLAELPIQYADFAVWQRKWLTGAVLDRQVNYWQQKLAGVPHVLELPSDRQRSPVQTFRGGVGRFQLDRDLTQRLKQLSQESDATLFITLLAAFLILISRYSGQLDLVVGSPIANRNNLAFERLMGFFVNTLVLRGDLSGNPTFADFHAQVRQTTLSAYAHQDLPFEMLVEKLQPVRDLSRNPLVQVVFALQNAPQSSSDLPGLTIESMPLPLDLTARFDLEVNCFEISGGLEGAWSYNSDLFDATTITRIAQHFENLLQAIVANPKARITELPLLSPAERDRLLVQWNDTSIEYPFDKCIHQLFEEQVERTPNAVAVVFEDQQLTYNQLNSRANQLAHYLQSLGVGTDVLVGICVERSIEMVVGLLGILKAGGAYVPLDPAYPTQRLSDMLADSGVEVLLTQQQHVESLPKHEAVVVCLDSDWHDIANHSQKNLITNTTSDNLVYTIYTSGSTGKPKGAGVYHRGFVNLVNWMIRDFQLTLFDSTVLISSVSFDLTQKNIFAPLLIGGKLHLVGEGFDPDYILEVIEKQRVTWVNCTPSTFYATLTSSDDNFAKIQSLRYVFLGGEPISIASFLSWQNSEYCRALIVNSYGPTECADVCSAYLVDQSNEFLNKAIPIGKPISNVKLYIVDQNFQIVPVGVIGELCIAGVGVGMGYINDTERTNEKFIPNPFSDGKSERLYKTGDLARYLADGNIEYIGRIDNQVKIRGFRIELGEIEAALNAHEQIELAVVIAREDIPGDRRLVAYVVANDKSITTKEVRELIRGKLPEYMMPSAIVILESLPLTPNGKIDRRALPAPTERTEIEVDLVAPRTPIEAKLVEIWAQVLRVNAVGIYDNFFSLGGDSILSIQIIAKARQAGIELTLKQLFANQTIAELATVATTTKVLKIQQGLVTGTLPLTPIQQWFFEEKFPQPHHYNQSFLLSVPSDIKLEILEQVWTELLTHHDVLRLRFTQTGSSWQAVFAPPGDRVGILYFDLSTVPENEQKNTIESTANELQGSLNLSSNLVRVAFFWLGSHKKARLLMIIHHLVVDGVSWRILLEDLQIGYEQLIRGQAIQLPAKTTSFKDWAQKLTEYAQSEIFKSELAYWLSASKSGVSSIPVDYADGANTVVSNHTVSVSLNSTETNWLLQDVPQAYKTQINDVLLTALVLVLSRWTNSKAVLFNLEGHGREDIIDGVDISRTVGWFTTIFPVVLKLETIELDNLGNAIKSVKEQLRAIPNRGIGYGLLRYLNTEAEITTQLASIPIPQISFNYLGQFTQVLNTSSLISLASESSGHFQSSQGERSYLLDINAVIADEELYIHWTYSSNIHEHTTIENIAQEFVSCLQELIAHCLEPENTGYTPTDFPLIKLNQLELDQILGNL from the coding sequence ATGACTAACAGCACCTTTGAATTTCTTTGTCAACTCAGGAATTTAAATATTAACCTAGAGACTGATGGCGATCGCTTGCGTTGTCACGCCCCTGAAGGCGTGTTAAATCCAACACTGAGCAAAGAAATAGCCAAGCGTAAAGCAGAAATCATTTTGTTATTACAAGAGGCTAAGCAGGTTCAAGAAACAAAGCAGTTTAAAGCCTCTGATAACTTTTCCATTCAAAGAGTGCCACGGGATGGTAAGCTACCACTGTCTTTTGCCCAACAACGACTGTGGTTTCTACAGGAGATATCACCCGATAGTACTGCTTACAATCTGCTGGAAACTGTGCGGTTAAAAGGTTCGCTGGATATAGTTGCACTGGAGCAGAGTCTAGGTGAACTGATTCGCCGTCACGAGGTCTTAAGAACCACTTTCCCCACGGAAGAAGGAAACCCCATCCAGCTAATTGCTCCTCCCAGTGCTTTAACTTTGCCAATCCATAATTTGCAGGGGAAATCTTGGGAGGAACAAACTGCTGAAATTCGAGAAATGGCCATTGCTCAAGCCTCTGAGCCTTTCAATCTTGCTGTTGGGCCATTAGTACAATTCACCCTACTGCAACTCAGTGACCAGGACTATGTGTTGCTGTTGAAAATGCATCACATTATCTATGATGGCTGGTCTTTGAATATCTTCTTCAGTGAGTTATCTCAGCTATATGAAGCTTTCAGTCAAGGATTGCCCAACCCACTAGCTGAATTACCCATCCAGTACGCTGACTTTGCAGTTTGGCAACGCAAGTGGCTAACAGGTGCTGTGCTTGACCGGCAAGTCAATTACTGGCAACAAAAGTTAGCGGGTGTCCCTCATGTACTAGAATTGCCTAGCGATCGCCAACGTTCCCCAGTTCAGACCTTCCGAGGAGGAGTTGGGCGTTTTCAACTGGATCGCGACCTCACTCAACGCCTAAAACAGTTGAGTCAAGAGTCAGATGCAACATTATTTATAACTCTACTGGCAGCTTTTTTAATCTTAATATCTCGTTATAGTGGTCAGTTAGATCTTGTTGTTGGCTCCCCCATCGCCAACCGCAACAACCTAGCGTTTGAGCGGCTAATGGGCTTTTTTGTCAATACCTTAGTATTAAGGGGCGATCTCTCTGGAAACCCCACCTTTGCAGACTTCCATGCACAAGTGCGGCAAACCACCTTGTCAGCCTATGCTCACCAAGACTTGCCCTTTGAAATGTTGGTAGAAAAGTTACAGCCAGTGCGAGATTTGAGTCGAAATCCGCTCGTACAGGTGGTGTTTGCTCTCCAGAATGCTCCACAGTCGTCTTCCGATTTGCCTGGTTTGACTATTGAGAGTATGCCCTTACCGCTTGATCTCACAGCCAGGTTTGACTTGGAAGTGAACTGTTTCGAGATTTCAGGAGGTCTGGAGGGCGCTTGGTCTTATAATAGTGATTTATTTGATGCGACCACAATTACTCGCATAGCCCAACATTTTGAAAATTTACTCCAAGCGATCGTCGCAAATCCCAAAGCGCGAATTACTGAATTACCACTGTTGAGTCCAGCCGAGCGCGATCGCTTATTGGTGCAGTGGAATGATACAAGCATAGAGTATCCCTTTGATAAATGTATCCATCAGTTATTTGAAGAACAAGTAGAGCGTACCCCCAACGCTGTGGCAGTTGTATTTGAAGACCAACAACTGACTTATAACCAGTTGAATTCTCGTGCTAACCAGTTAGCGCATTACTTGCAGTCATTGGGTGTGGGAACCGATGTGCTGGTGGGGATATGTGTAGAACGCTCTATTGAAATGGTTGTAGGACTATTGGGAATTCTCAAAGCGGGTGGTGCTTACGTACCACTAGACCCAGCTTACCCAACACAACGATTAAGTGATATGTTAGCGGATTCGGGTGTTGAGGTATTGTTAACGCAACAGCAGCATGTAGAAAGTTTACCCAAGCATGAGGCAGTTGTGGTTTGTCTAGATAGCGACTGGCATGATATCGCCAACCATAGCCAGAAAAACTTAATTACTAACACGACATCTGACAACCTGGTTTACACCATCTACACATCTGGCTCTACAGGTAAACCCAAAGGAGCAGGTGTATATCATCGTGGTTTTGTGAACTTAGTCAATTGGATGATTAGAGATTTCCAATTGACGTTATTTGACAGCACAGTGCTGATTTCATCTGTGAGTTTTGACCTGACTCAAAAGAACATATTTGCGCCTTTACTCATCGGTGGAAAATTACATTTAGTTGGCGAAGGATTTGATCCTGATTATATTCTGGAAGTGATAGAAAAGCAGCGAGTAACTTGGGTAAATTGTACACCCAGCACTTTCTATGCAACTCTCACATCTAGCGATGATAATTTTGCCAAAATCCAATCGTTGCGATATGTATTTCTGGGTGGAGAACCGATTTCCATTGCCAGTTTTTTGAGTTGGCAAAACTCTGAGTATTGTCGTGCTTTAATAGTCAACAGCTATGGGCCAACTGAATGTGCAGATGTTTGTTCAGCTTATCTAGTTGATCAATCAAATGAGTTCTTAAATAAAGCCATACCCATAGGCAAGCCGATTAGCAACGTCAAGTTATACATAGTAGATCAAAATTTCCAAATTGTTCCGGTAGGAGTAATTGGTGAGCTATGTATAGCAGGTGTCGGCGTGGGGATGGGGTACATTAATGACACAGAGCGTACCAATGAAAAATTCATCCCTAACCCATTCTCCGATGGGAAATCAGAACGCCTTTACAAAACAGGCGACTTAGCCCGCTATTTAGCCGATGGCAATATAGAATACATAGGTCGCATCGACAATCAGGTGAAAATCCGCGGCTTCCGCATCGAATTGGGAGAAATTGAGGCAGCGCTCAACGCCCACGAGCAAATAGAACTTGCAGTAGTTATTGCCAGAGAAGATATTCCAGGTGATAGACGCTTAGTAGCATATGTAGTTGCTAATGATAAATCAATCACGACTAAGGAAGTACGTGAATTAATCAGGGGCAAGCTACCAGAATACATGATGCCCAGTGCAATAGTAATTTTGGAGTCCTTACCTCTAACTCCCAACGGCAAAATAGACCGTCGCGCCCTACCAGCACCGACAGAGCGTACAGAAATAGAAGTTGATTTAGTAGCACCGCGTACCCCAATTGAAGCCAAATTGGTAGAAATTTGGGCACAAGTGCTGAGAGTAAATGCAGTAGGCATATATGATAACTTCTTTAGCTTGGGAGGAGATTCTATCCTCAGCATTCAAATCATTGCCAAAGCAAGGCAAGCGGGAATAGAACTGACCCTCAAACAACTATTTGCCAATCAAACAATCGCTGAATTAGCCACAGTCGCAACTACAACAAAAGTACTCAAAATACAACAAGGATTAGTCACAGGAACATTACCATTAACACCAATACAACAATGGTTTTTTGAGGAAAAATTCCCACAACCGCACCACTACAATCAATCATTTCTGCTATCAGTACCATCGGATATCAAGCTAGAGATATTAGAGCAAGTATGGACTGAATTACTGACTCATCATGATGTTCTGCGGTTAAGATTTACACAAACAGGATCGTCTTGGCAGGCTGTTTTTGCCCCACCAGGCGATCGCGTTGGCATCTTGTATTTCGACTTATCCACAGTCCCAGAGAACGAGCAAAAAAACACAATTGAAAGCACCGCCAATGAATTACAAGGGAGTTTGAACTTATCATCAAATTTGGTGCGAGTGGCATTCTTTTGGTTAGGTAGTCACAAAAAAGCACGATTACTAATGATCATTCACCACTTAGTAGTAGATGGTGTATCCTGGCGGATATTGTTAGAAGATTTGCAGATAGGGTACGAGCAACTAATTCGTGGTCAAGCCATTCAACTGCCAGCCAAAACCACTTCTTTCAAAGATTGGGCGCAAAAATTAACAGAATATGCCCAGTCAGAGATTTTCAAATCAGAACTGGCTTATTGGTTGAGTGCATCAAAGTCAGGAGTTTCCTCTATCCCAGTAGACTATGCAGATGGAGCCAACACAGTTGTATCAAATCATACAGTATCGGTTTCATTAAACTCCACTGAAACTAATTGGCTATTACAAGATGTACCGCAAGCTTATAAAACTCAAATAAACGATGTCTTGTTAACTGCCTTAGTGCTGGTTTTGAGCAGATGGACTAATTCTAAGGCTGTGTTATTTAACTTAGAAGGTCATGGGCGGGAAGACATTATTGATGGTGTAGATATATCACGCACTGTTGGTTGGTTTACAACGATTTTTCCGGTAGTTTTAAAATTAGAAACAATAGAATTAGACAATCTTGGCAATGCTATAAAATCTGTCAAAGAACAGTTACGTGCAATACCCAACAGAGGCATTGGCTACGGCTTATTGCGCTATTTGAATACTGAAGCAGAAATTACAACCCAACTAGCTTCAATTCCAATCCCACAGATTAGCTTCAATTATTTGGGTCAATTTACTCAAGTTCTGAATACATCATCTCTGATATCCCTGGCTAGTGAGTCTAGCGGACACTTCCAAAGTTCACAAGGTGAGCGTTCATATCTGCTAGACATTAATGCCGTCATTGCAGACGAAGAGCTATACATACATTGGACATACAGCAGCAATATCCATGAACACACAACCATTGAGAATATTGCCCAAGAATTTGTATCTTGTTTGCAAGAACTTATTGCTCACTGTTTAGAGCCAGAAAATACAGGTTATACCCCTACAGACTTTCCATTAATTAAACTTAACCAGCTAGAACTCGATCAAATATTAGGAAATTTATGA